In Drosophila subpulchrella strain 33 F10 #4 breed RU33 chromosome 3R, RU_Dsub_v1.1 Primary Assembly, whole genome shotgun sequence, the following are encoded in one genomic region:
- the LOC119551839 gene encoding tight junction protein ZO-3 isoform X12, protein MSQFDYTCYTVPEGSTDDDDDDTELGSNVTLENKDHSDCTLESDATTTTSSLERHIYRNQHRCSRSFGPQRVSMPLLRSSRSREVTPQLGMYHERPDRDPQWGYFVPLSPNCFFSPPMQRRRYREKENDRNRRAVSYSGDVTSSPQSATIPRAAPRRVALMKDPPPPPPPKPQLTSKAESISHLGSKYPHSEYNLIQKIDSNSTLTAPAQYQPQNFYANTGTISSTNGYGSLLCHASSTTSPLAVRKRDKLLHRFSDAATLGRKLKKKKNTNRTCRSMTEAIEMLADPVIEDEFFGDRTTWEYHTVAVTRVPGYGFGIAVSGGRDNPHFANGDPSIAVSDVLKGGPAEDRLQVNDRIISVNGVSLENVEYATAVQVLRDSGNTVQLVVKRRVPLNPINPGGAVQHQHSHSLSSVGLVANGSGGVPPTPMTNLSQPNSLNSSLVQNASGGQPIKVTLTKGGKKDDYGVVLGCRLFVKEISSKAREQLNANGYSLQEGDIITRIHNTNCGDTMSLKEAKKIIDGCKERLNLVVLRDITNQAAVSQLNLNNSASHQASGNIYASHQPQVSGCSSSNNNLEDPYLPGGASYSSQNLYVQPPTRTSNVPNMNGNGLNEEKSNLTPRGRSRGPIMDGVSLQQLDRPVTPTRGRSAGIDEPPRPPPPRGSSGGAAQEDFYSSRRQLYEERQSAEPRFISFQKEGSVGIRLTGGNEAGIFVTAVQPGSPASLQGLMPGDKILKVNDMDMNGVTREEAVLFLLSLQDRIDLIVQYCKEEYDEVVTNQRGDSFHIKTHFHCDNPSKGEMAFKAGDVFRVIDTLHNGVVGSWQVLKIGRGHQEMQRGVIPNKSRAEELATAQFNATKKEMNANESRGNFFRRRRSTHRRSKSLSRENWDDVVFSDSISKFPAYERVVLRHPGFVRPVVLFGPVSDLARERLAKDFPDKFSTPLQDDDKSAGTASSGKCRIVRLSNIRDVMDRGKHALLDITPNAVDRLNYAQFYPVVIFLKTDSKHMIKQLRHGLPKAAHKSSKKLLEQCQKLERVWSHIFSTQIALSDEESWYRKLRDSIDLQQSGAVWMSESKFPDSPTEMLFPPYIAQPCKLACCRPISSTSVPRYSQNLNLNQNPSKPYSLTQGQANTPPPPRPPPVGYAHSQSLAEKPRDRRSYTMVPIIKPASSMPSGLAPPVDPAPIMPLEDSNDSQYHSSQPNLMSQSFLNSNLNGGSTTNHSNLARGFQPGPAAQVGRYGLRTNAQVERRTTPYYYHELLLQKNLFDSSLNLLPQQQGQQSDQAKSKNSNLQLEQQQQQQQHLVDASNTGKRAPMAKPQQRFISNGQGRSNYSSSSGSLSNLLGNGNGFSNGHESSDGTLADEGSFSLAFNNLTNQIASLNNSSSLNNNQCSTISSSNNNNNNNNHNNSNINNNNNISHVNNADSNNNVGQINECIA, encoded by the exons ATGTCGCAATTCGACTATACCTGCTATACAGTGCCCGAGGGTTCCacggatgatgatgatgatgatacaGAGCTGGGCAGTAATGTCACCCTGGAGAATAAAGATCATTCGGATTGCACCCTAGAATCGGATGCTACGACCACAACATCTTCGCTGGAGCGTCATATATATCGGAATCAACATCGCTGTAGTAGGAGTTTTGGTCCCCAAAGGGTCTCAATGCCGCTTCTGAGATCCAGTCGATCCAGGGAGGTGACGCCCCAACTGGGAATGTACCATGAGAGACCGGATCGGGATCCTCAATGGGGTTACTTTGTGCCCTTGTCACCAAACTGCTTCTTTAGTCCGCCGATGCAGAGAAGGCGTTATAG GGAAAAGGAAAACGATCGCAATCGTCGGGCTGTAAGCTATAGCGGTGACGTCACCTCCTCCCCCCAATCGGCCACCATACCACGAGCCGCCCCCCGTCGGGTGGCCTTGATGAAGGACCCTCCACCACCGCCGCCTCCCAAACCACAGTTGACATCCAAAGCGGAATCCATATCCCATTTGGGCAGCAAATATCCGCACTCCGAGTATAATCTCATTCAGAAAATTGACTCGAACAGCACACTCACTGCTCCGGCGCAATATCAACCCCAGAATTTCTATGCGAATACCGGAACAATATCCTCCACAAATGGCTATGGATCGCTGTTGTGTCACGCCAGTTCGACGACCAGTCCGCTGGCGGTCCGGAAGCGGGACAAGCTGCTCCATCGGTTCAGCGATGCCGCCACCCTGGGCAGGAAGctcaagaagaagaagaacaCGAACCGCACCTGCAGATCCATGACGGAGGCCATCGAGATGCTGGCCGATCCCGTCATCGAGGATGAGTTCTTT GGTGATCGCACCACTTGGGAATACCACACAGTTGCTGTGACTCGGGTGCCGGGCTATGGATTCGGCATCGCCGTTTCCGGTGGACGTGATAATCCGCATTTCGCCAACGGTGATCCCTCGATAGCAGTTAGCGATGTGCTGAAAGGTGGACCCGCCGAGGATCGATTGCA AGTCAACGATCGTATAATATCGGTGAACGGCGTCTCTCTGGAGAACGTGGAGTATGCGACGGCGGTGCAGGTGCTTCGGGATAGTGGCAACACGGTCCAACTGGTGGTCAAGCGTCGCGTGCCCCTGAATCCCATAAATCCTGGCGGAGCAGTGCAGCATCAGCATTCGCACAGCCTGAGCTCGGTGGGTCTGGTGGCCAATGGAAGTGGAGGAGTTCCTCCAACACCCATGACCAACCTGAGCCAGCCCAACTCCCTCAACTCCTCGCTGGTACAGAATGCCAGTGGAGGGCAGCCCATCAAGGTGACCCTGACGAAAGGGGGCAAAAAAGACGACTATGGAGTGGTTCTTGGCTGCAGGCTGTTCGTCAAGGAGATCTCCTCCAAGGCCCGCGAGCAGCTGAATGCCAATGGTTATAGTCTACAGGAGGGCGACATCATCACCCGCATCCACAACACCAACTGCGGCGATACGATGAGTCTCAAGGAGGCCAAAAAGATTATCGATGGCTGCAAGGAACGATTGAATCTAGTGGTTCTGCGGGATATCACCAACCAGGCAGCTGTGAGCCAACTGAATCTCAACAATTCGGCCAGCCACCAGGCGTCGGGAAACATATACGCCAGTCATCAGCCTCAGGTATCCGGATGCAGTAGCAGTAACAACAATCTAGAGGATCCCTATCTGCCCGGCGGAGCCAGTTATTCCTCCCAGAATCTGTACGTGCAGCCTCCCACTCGCACCTCCAATGTTCCGAATATGAATGGCAATGGGCTGAACGAGGAGAAGAGTAATCTCACACCGCGGGGTCGCTCCCGGGGACCCATCATGGATGGGGTATCCCTACAGCAGCTGGATAGACCCGTCACCCCAACAAGGGGCAGAAGTGCCGGCATCGACGAACCGCCACGCCCACCACCACCCAGAGGATCGAGCGGTGGAGCTGCCCAAGAGGATTTCTACAGCTCCCGGAGGCAACTCTACGAGGAACGTCAGAGTGCCGAGCCGAGATTCATTTCCTTCCAGAAGGAGGGAAGCGTGGGCATCCGGCTAACCGGTGGCAATGAGGCCGGCATCTTTGTGACTGCCGTTCAACCAGGATCACCAGCCTCCCTGCAGGGTCTTATGCCTGGCGACAAGATCCTCAAGGTCAACGACATGGACATGAACGGAGTGACGCGGGAGGAGGCAGTCCTCTTTCTGCTCAGCCTGCAAGATCGCATCGATCTGATTGTGCAGTACTGCAAGGAGGAGTACGATGAGGTGGTGACCAACCAACGCGGCGACTCCTTCCACATCAAGACGCACTTCCACTGCGATAATCCTTCCAAGGGCGAGATGGCCTTCAAGGCAGGTGATGTTTTCCGGGTGATCGACACCCTGCACAATGGGGTGGTTGGCTCCTGGCAGGTGCTCAAGATCGGTCGTGGTCACCAGGAGATGCAGCGCGGCGTGATACCGAACAAATCGAGGGCCGAGGAACTGGCCACTGCCCAGTTCAATGCCACCAAGAAGGAGATGAATGCCAACGAGTCAAGAGGCAACTTCTTCAGGAGACGAAG ATCGACGCACCGCCGCTCGAAGAGTCTGTCCCGCGAGAACTGGGACGATGTGGTCTTCTCCGACAGCATTTCCAAATTCCCCGCCTACGAGCGTGTCGTCCTGCGTCATCCTGGTTTTGTGCGACCCGTGGTGCTCTTTGGACCCGTTTCCGATTTGGCCCGCGAGCGTTTGGCCAAGGACTTCCCCGACAAATTCTCAACTCCTCTGCAGGATGACGACAAGTCCGCGGGAACTGCTAGTAGTGGAAAGTGCCGAATTGTACGACTGTCGAACATACGCGATGTGATGGATCGAGGAAAGCATGCCCTCTTGGATATCACCCCCAATGCGGTGGATCGCCTCAACTACGCCCAGTTCTATCCGGTGGTCATCTTCCTGAAGACGGACAGCAAGCACATGATCAAGCAGCTGCGCCACGGACTCCCGAAGGCGGCCCACAAGAGCTCCAAGAAGCTGCTGGAGCAGTGCCAGAAACTGGAGCGCGTCTGGTCGCACATCTTCAGCACCCAGATCGCGTTGAGCGACGAAGAGTCCTGGTACCGAAAGTTGCGCGATTCGATCGATCTGCAGCAGAGCGGCGCCGTGTGGATGTCCGAGTCCAAG TTCCCCGATTCCCCCACCGAAATGTTATTCCCCCCCTACATCGCCCAGCCCTGCAAATTGGCTTGCTGCCGTCCCATTTCATCGACCTCAGTGCCACGCTACTCGCAGAATCTCAATCTTAACCAGAATCCGAGTAAACCGTATTCGCTAACCCAGGGCCAGGCCAACACCCCTCCGCCGCCACGCCCCCCGCCCGTGGGCTATGCCCACAGCCAGAGTTTGGCCGAAAAACCCCGAGATAGGAGGTCCTATACCATGGTTCCGATCATAAAGCCCGCCTCTTCGATGCCCAGTGGCCTGGCACCGCCCGTAGATCCTGCTCCCATAATGCCACTGGAGGATAGTAACGATTCCCAGTACCATAGTTCTCAGCCAAATCTAATGAGTCAGAGCTTTTTGAACTCCAATCTAAATGGGGGCAGTACGACGAATCACTCGAACTTGGCGAGGGGCTTTCAACCCGGACCAGCTGCACAGGTCGGCCGCTATGGATTGCGAACCAATGCCCAGGTGGAACGTAGGACCACGCCCTACTACTACCAcgagctgctgctgcagaAGAATCTCTTCGACTCCAGTCTGAATCTTCTGCCCCAGCAGCAAGGTCAGCAGTCGGATCAGGCCAAGAGCAAGAACAGCAATCTGCAgctggagcagcagcagcagcagcagcagcatcttGTGGATGCATCGAATACAGGCAAAAGGGCACCGATGGCCAAGCCACAGCAGCGATTCATTAGCAATGGTCAGGGTAGATCCAAttactcctcctcctcgggATCACTTAGCAATCTTCTCGGCAATGGCAATGGGTTCAGCAATGGTCATGAGAGCAGTGATGGCACTTTGGCGGATGAGGGCAGCTTTTCGCTGGCCTTCAATAATCTCACCAATCAAATTGCCAGTCTCAATAATTCAAGTAGCCTAAACAATAATCAATGTAGTACTATTAgtagcagcaacaacaacaacaacaacaacaaccacaacaacagcaacattaataataataacaatataaGCCATGTTAATAATGCTGATTCCAACAACAATGTTGGCCAAATTAACGAATGCATTGCATGA
- the LOC119551839 gene encoding tight junction protein ZO-2 isoform X14 has translation MKPSTRRRSFKTKPPKSNVYNPLVRYRPTAYVRNGIIGGGEGPGSSGLYQINDRVYTTSKMFLRDGYMYPRQPGQPMDPRYPLELHEFPQQFGATGLQLVSTPKVHIAGEYLANDQQQQQQQQQQHHQQHQQVQEQQQLGRRKAAAAAEINLANQVYWLGKQKSRSRSRSNSVGNRSITSCMGGGGGGGERERDRERDRPYIRNVDDLLQALGKRDGDSHGNLLETASTHSSTQRRRFKKGDRTTWEYHTVAVTRVPGYGFGIAVSGGRDNPHFANGDPSIAVSDVLKGGPAEDRLQVNDRIISVNGVSLENVEYATAVQVLRDSGNTVQLVVKRRVPLNPINPGGAVQHQHSHSLSSVGLVANGSGGVPPTPMTNLSQPNSLNSSLVQNASGGQPIKVTLTKGGKKDDYGVVLGCRLFVKEISSKAREQLNANGYSLQEGDIITRIHNTNCGDTMSLKEAKKIIDGCKERLNLVVLRDITNQAAVSQLNLNNSASHQASGNIYASHQPQVSGCSSSNNNLEDPYLPGGASYSSQNLYVQPPTRTSNVPNMNGNGLNEEKSNLTPRGRSRGPIMDGVSLQQLDRPVTPTRGRSAGIDEPPRPPPPRGSSGGAAQEDFYSSRRQLYEERQSAEPRFISFQKEGSVGIRLTGGNEAGIFVTAVQPGSPASLQGLMPGDKILKVNDMDMNGVTREEAVLFLLSLQDRIDLIVQYCKEEYDEVVTNQRGDSFHIKTHFHCDNPSKGEMAFKAGDVFRVIDTLHNGVVGSWQVLKIGRGHQEMQRGVIPNKSRAEELATAQFNATKKEMNANESRGNFFRRRRSTHRRSKSLSRENWDDVVFSDSISKFPAYERVVLRHPGFVRPVVLFGPVSDLARERLAKDFPDKFSTPLQDDDKSAGTASSGKCRIVRLSNIRDVMDRGKHALLDITPNAVDRLNYAQFYPVVIFLKTDSKHMIKQLRHGLPKAAHKSSKKLLEQCQKLERVWSHIFSTQIALSDEESWYRKLRDSIDLQQSGAVWMSESKFPDSPTEMLFPPYIAQPCKLACCRPISSTSVPRYSQNLNLNQNPSKPYSLTQGQANTPPPPRPPPVGYAHSQSLAEKPRDRRSYTMVPIIKPASSMPSGLAPPVDPAPIMPLEDSNDSQYHSSQPNLMSQSFLNSNLNGGSTTNHSNLARGFQPGPAAQVGRYGLRTNAQVERRTTPYYYHELLLQKNLFDSSLNLLPQQQGQQSDQAKSKNSNLQLEQQQQQQQHLVDASNTGKRAPMAKPQQRFISNGQGRSNYSSSSGSLSNLLGNGNGFSNGHESSDGTLADEGSFSLAFNNLTNQIASLNNSSSLNNNQCSTISSSNNNNNNNNHNNSNINNNNNISHVNNADSNNNVGQINECIA, from the exons atgaagCCCAGCACTCGACGTCGCAGTTTCAAGACGAAACCCCCCAAATCGAATGTGTACAATCCGCTGGTTCGCTATCGCCCCACGGCCTACGTGCGAAATGGCATTATTGGGGGCGGCGAGGGTCCCGGCTCGAGTGGCCTGTACCAGATCAACGACAGGGTCTACACCACCAGCAAGATGTTCCTGCGCGACGGCTACATGTATCCCCGTCAGCCCGGCCAGCCCATGGATCCCCGCTATCCCCTCGAACTGCACGAGTTCCCTCAGCAATTCGGTGCTACGGGTCTGCAGTTGGTCAGTACACCCAAGGTTCATATAGCCGGGGAGTATCTGGCCAatgaccagcagcaacagcagcagcagcagcaacaacatcatcagcaacatcagcaggtGCAGGAGCAACAGCAATTGGGCAGAAGAAAGGCCGCTGCAGCCGCTGAAATAAATTTGGCAAATCAGGTTTACTGGCTGGGCAAGCAAAAGTCCAGATCCAGATCCCGCAGCAATAGTGTGGGCAATCGGAGCATTACCAGCTGCATGGGCGGCGGTGGAGGGGGTGGCGAAAGAGAAAGGGATCGCGAACGGGATCGTCCTTATATACGAAACGTGGACGATCTCCTGCAGGCGCTGGGCAAAAGGGATGGGGATAGCCATGGAAATCTACTCGAAACTGCATCCACACATTCGTCGACGCAACGAAGACGCTTCAAGAAG GGTGATCGCACCACTTGGGAATACCACACAGTTGCTGTGACTCGGGTGCCGGGCTATGGATTCGGCATCGCCGTTTCCGGTGGACGTGATAATCCGCATTTCGCCAACGGTGATCCCTCGATAGCAGTTAGCGATGTGCTGAAAGGTGGACCCGCCGAGGATCGATTGCA AGTCAACGATCGTATAATATCGGTGAACGGCGTCTCTCTGGAGAACGTGGAGTATGCGACGGCGGTGCAGGTGCTTCGGGATAGTGGCAACACGGTCCAACTGGTGGTCAAGCGTCGCGTGCCCCTGAATCCCATAAATCCTGGCGGAGCAGTGCAGCATCAGCATTCGCACAGCCTGAGCTCGGTGGGTCTGGTGGCCAATGGAAGTGGAGGAGTTCCTCCAACACCCATGACCAACCTGAGCCAGCCCAACTCCCTCAACTCCTCGCTGGTACAGAATGCCAGTGGAGGGCAGCCCATCAAGGTGACCCTGACGAAAGGGGGCAAAAAAGACGACTATGGAGTGGTTCTTGGCTGCAGGCTGTTCGTCAAGGAGATCTCCTCCAAGGCCCGCGAGCAGCTGAATGCCAATGGTTATAGTCTACAGGAGGGCGACATCATCACCCGCATCCACAACACCAACTGCGGCGATACGATGAGTCTCAAGGAGGCCAAAAAGATTATCGATGGCTGCAAGGAACGATTGAATCTAGTGGTTCTGCGGGATATCACCAACCAGGCAGCTGTGAGCCAACTGAATCTCAACAATTCGGCCAGCCACCAGGCGTCGGGAAACATATACGCCAGTCATCAGCCTCAGGTATCCGGATGCAGTAGCAGTAACAACAATCTAGAGGATCCCTATCTGCCCGGCGGAGCCAGTTATTCCTCCCAGAATCTGTACGTGCAGCCTCCCACTCGCACCTCCAATGTTCCGAATATGAATGGCAATGGGCTGAACGAGGAGAAGAGTAATCTCACACCGCGGGGTCGCTCCCGGGGACCCATCATGGATGGGGTATCCCTACAGCAGCTGGATAGACCCGTCACCCCAACAAGGGGCAGAAGTGCCGGCATCGACGAACCGCCACGCCCACCACCACCCAGAGGATCGAGCGGTGGAGCTGCCCAAGAGGATTTCTACAGCTCCCGGAGGCAACTCTACGAGGAACGTCAGAGTGCCGAGCCGAGATTCATTTCCTTCCAGAAGGAGGGAAGCGTGGGCATCCGGCTAACCGGTGGCAATGAGGCCGGCATCTTTGTGACTGCCGTTCAACCAGGATCACCAGCCTCCCTGCAGGGTCTTATGCCTGGCGACAAGATCCTCAAGGTCAACGACATGGACATGAACGGAGTGACGCGGGAGGAGGCAGTCCTCTTTCTGCTCAGCCTGCAAGATCGCATCGATCTGATTGTGCAGTACTGCAAGGAGGAGTACGATGAGGTGGTGACCAACCAACGCGGCGACTCCTTCCACATCAAGACGCACTTCCACTGCGATAATCCTTCCAAGGGCGAGATGGCCTTCAAGGCAGGTGATGTTTTCCGGGTGATCGACACCCTGCACAATGGGGTGGTTGGCTCCTGGCAGGTGCTCAAGATCGGTCGTGGTCACCAGGAGATGCAGCGCGGCGTGATACCGAACAAATCGAGGGCCGAGGAACTGGCCACTGCCCAGTTCAATGCCACCAAGAAGGAGATGAATGCCAACGAGTCAAGAGGCAACTTCTTCAGGAGACGAAG ATCGACGCACCGCCGCTCGAAGAGTCTGTCCCGCGAGAACTGGGACGATGTGGTCTTCTCCGACAGCATTTCCAAATTCCCCGCCTACGAGCGTGTCGTCCTGCGTCATCCTGGTTTTGTGCGACCCGTGGTGCTCTTTGGACCCGTTTCCGATTTGGCCCGCGAGCGTTTGGCCAAGGACTTCCCCGACAAATTCTCAACTCCTCTGCAGGATGACGACAAGTCCGCGGGAACTGCTAGTAGTGGAAAGTGCCGAATTGTACGACTGTCGAACATACGCGATGTGATGGATCGAGGAAAGCATGCCCTCTTGGATATCACCCCCAATGCGGTGGATCGCCTCAACTACGCCCAGTTCTATCCGGTGGTCATCTTCCTGAAGACGGACAGCAAGCACATGATCAAGCAGCTGCGCCACGGACTCCCGAAGGCGGCCCACAAGAGCTCCAAGAAGCTGCTGGAGCAGTGCCAGAAACTGGAGCGCGTCTGGTCGCACATCTTCAGCACCCAGATCGCGTTGAGCGACGAAGAGTCCTGGTACCGAAAGTTGCGCGATTCGATCGATCTGCAGCAGAGCGGCGCCGTGTGGATGTCCGAGTCCAAG TTCCCCGATTCCCCCACCGAAATGTTATTCCCCCCCTACATCGCCCAGCCCTGCAAATTGGCTTGCTGCCGTCCCATTTCATCGACCTCAGTGCCACGCTACTCGCAGAATCTCAATCTTAACCAGAATCCGAGTAAACCGTATTCGCTAACCCAGGGCCAGGCCAACACCCCTCCGCCGCCACGCCCCCCGCCCGTGGGCTATGCCCACAGCCAGAGTTTGGCCGAAAAACCCCGAGATAGGAGGTCCTATACCATGGTTCCGATCATAAAGCCCGCCTCTTCGATGCCCAGTGGCCTGGCACCGCCCGTAGATCCTGCTCCCATAATGCCACTGGAGGATAGTAACGATTCCCAGTACCATAGTTCTCAGCCAAATCTAATGAGTCAGAGCTTTTTGAACTCCAATCTAAATGGGGGCAGTACGACGAATCACTCGAACTTGGCGAGGGGCTTTCAACCCGGACCAGCTGCACAGGTCGGCCGCTATGGATTGCGAACCAATGCCCAGGTGGAACGTAGGACCACGCCCTACTACTACCAcgagctgctgctgcagaAGAATCTCTTCGACTCCAGTCTGAATCTTCTGCCCCAGCAGCAAGGTCAGCAGTCGGATCAGGCCAAGAGCAAGAACAGCAATCTGCAgctggagcagcagcagcagcagcagcagcatcttGTGGATGCATCGAATACAGGCAAAAGGGCACCGATGGCCAAGCCACAGCAGCGATTCATTAGCAATGGTCAGGGTAGATCCAAttactcctcctcctcgggATCACTTAGCAATCTTCTCGGCAATGGCAATGGGTTCAGCAATGGTCATGAGAGCAGTGATGGCACTTTGGCGGATGAGGGCAGCTTTTCGCTGGCCTTCAATAATCTCACCAATCAAATTGCCAGTCTCAATAATTCAAGTAGCCTAAACAATAATCAATGTAGTACTATTAgtagcagcaacaacaacaacaacaacaacaaccacaacaacagcaacattaataataataacaatataaGCCATGTTAATAATGCTGATTCCAACAACAATGTTGGCCAAATTAACGAATGCATTGCATGA